From a single Bufo bufo chromosome 9, aBufBuf1.1, whole genome shotgun sequence genomic region:
- the RABGAP1L gene encoding rab GTPase-activating protein 1-like isoform X4 encodes MMEEISISMAYDAHIFSQLSDEDILAQLVEMSKPKPVVPTKKLKKYEKEYLAMRESQLQQEDPIERYKFVFVSQMSPFYAI; translated from the exons ATGATGGAAGAAATCTCCATTTCAATGGCCTATGATGCACACATCTTCAGCCAACTCTCGGATGAGGACATCTTGGCACAGCTAGTGGAGATGAGTAAGCCTAAACCTGTG GTGCCTACAAAAAAGCTTAAGAAATATGAAAAGGAGTACCTGGCAATGAGAGAGAGCCAGTTACAACAAGAGGATCCAATCGAGAGATACAAG TTTGTGTTTGTAAGCCAGATGTCCCCTTTCTACGCTATTTGA